In Archocentrus centrarchus isolate MPI-CPG fArcCen1 chromosome 1, fArcCen1, whole genome shotgun sequence, the following proteins share a genomic window:
- the exoc1l gene encoding exocyst complex component 1-like isoform X2 — protein sequence MSSLLREEMQRVLFRPAKQRLVEFIEIEEPSHGRHFLCASVAKNKEVQICIVQCQMSLSLKTASKRSYTKRSSIQECYQKAEIWSLKDLTLIDGRDPDVDDPCFLLHFDQVRAVTAISCSAKYAIVRALVTLSERYCQRSLNLRNFDWAYITPTAFYSNKGDCAVLSQICFYAVNLLCLSMCHVPLD from the exons ATGTCGTCTCTTCTGagggaggagatgcagagagttTTGTTTCGACCTGCAAAGCAGAGACTAGTGGAGTTTATTGAAATTGAAGAGCCATCGCATGGAAGacattttctctgtgcttcAG ttgcaaaaaacaaagaagtccAGATATGTATAGTGCAATGTCAGATGTCTCTGTCCCTAAAGACTGCATCCAAGAGATCCTACACCAAACGCTCCAGCATACAGGAATGCTACCAGAAGGCAGAGATCTGGTCCCTGAAAGACCTGACTCTTATTGATGGAAGAGATCCTGATGTG GATGACCCCTGTTTCCTGCTCCACTTTGACCAGGTGCGTGCAGTGACAGCGATCAGCTGCTCGGCCAAATACGCTATCGTGCGTGCCCTGGTTACTCTCAGCGAGCGGTACTGTCAGAGGTCACTGAATCTGAGGAACTTTGACTGGGCTTACATCACACCCACCGCTTTCTACTCAAACAAAGGGGACTGTGCTGTTCTGTCACAGATATGCTTCTATGCGGTCAATTTGCTTTGTCTGTCCATGTGTCATGTGCCTCTGGATTGA
- the exoc1l gene encoding exocyst complex component 1-like isoform X1: protein MTLTVMSSLLREEMQRVLFRPAKQRLVEFIEIEEPSHGRHFLCASVAKNKEVQICIVQCQMSLSLKTASKRSYTKRSSIQECYQKAEIWSLKDLTLIDGRDPDVDDPCFLLHFDQVRAVTAISCSAKYAIVRALVTLSERYCQRSLNLRNFDWAYITPTAFYSNKGDCAVLSQICFYAVNLLCLSMCHVPLD from the exons ATGACACTCACAG TGATGTCGTCTCTTCTGagggaggagatgcagagagttTTGTTTCGACCTGCAAAGCAGAGACTAGTGGAGTTTATTGAAATTGAAGAGCCATCGCATGGAAGacattttctctgtgcttcAG ttgcaaaaaacaaagaagtccAGATATGTATAGTGCAATGTCAGATGTCTCTGTCCCTAAAGACTGCATCCAAGAGATCCTACACCAAACGCTCCAGCATACAGGAATGCTACCAGAAGGCAGAGATCTGGTCCCTGAAAGACCTGACTCTTATTGATGGAAGAGATCCTGATGTG GATGACCCCTGTTTCCTGCTCCACTTTGACCAGGTGCGTGCAGTGACAGCGATCAGCTGCTCGGCCAAATACGCTATCGTGCGTGCCCTGGTTACTCTCAGCGAGCGGTACTGTCAGAGGTCACTGAATCTGAGGAACTTTGACTGGGCTTACATCACACCCACCGCTTTCTACTCAAACAAAGGGGACTGTGCTGTTCTGTCACAGATATGCTTCTATGCGGTCAATTTGCTTTGTCTGTCCATGTGTCATGTGCCTCTGGATTGA